Proteins encoded together in one Rubripirellula reticaptiva window:
- a CDS encoding sulfatase-like hydrolase/transferase — MKFLFPTLAIFVIAITQAQAAERPNILWITSEDNGPEIGCYGDTYADTPNIDAFAEKSLRYRTCWSNAPVCAPARTTIISGMYATSLGGQHMRSGVKIPVGMKLYPEVLREAGYYCTNNNKTDYNFNIPNDDVGWNDSSKKAHWRNRPDKETPFFSVFNFTVSHESKIRVRPHTPVHDPAKAPLPSYHPDTPEVRRDWAQYYDKVTEMDGDVGRVLTQLEKDGLADSTIVFYYGDHGSGMPRSKRWPFDSGLRVPMVLHVPEKFKDLAPADYAAGGWSERLVAFVDLAPTAISLAGGEIPANMQGVAFAGLQAGEPKKYLFGFRGRMDERIDMVRSCTDGRYVYMRHFYPERPYLKHVSYMFETPTTQVWKRMFDAGELNETQAKFWMPKPVEELFDLESDPDETINIAALPENAARVEQMRSAIKQHMIETGDIGLVPEAEMHRLAGDMAPRTWSQEHVDFAKISELAMAATDAKNGWSNEELIGLVADADPVVRWWAVRGLAIRDSSADRNSALTGAMSDDSPSVAIAACDGLLNSQSDRDAAVARLTKLANANQYGTYAPIAALNSLDMNANLDKTEKSQLVELPRKAKSSPSRGGEYVGRLLDDLK; from the coding sequence ATGAAATTTCTTTTTCCAACACTCGCGATCTTTGTCATCGCAATCACGCAAGCTCAAGCCGCCGAGCGTCCCAACATCCTGTGGATTACCAGCGAAGATAATGGGCCCGAGATCGGTTGCTATGGCGACACCTACGCCGACACGCCCAATATCGATGCGTTTGCGGAGAAATCGCTTCGCTACCGAACCTGTTGGTCCAACGCACCAGTGTGTGCACCGGCGCGTACCACCATCATCAGCGGCATGTACGCGACGTCACTGGGCGGCCAACACATGCGTAGCGGCGTCAAAATTCCCGTGGGCATGAAGCTGTATCCGGAAGTCCTTCGCGAAGCGGGGTACTACTGCACCAACAACAACAAAACGGACTACAACTTCAACATCCCTAACGACGACGTGGGCTGGAATGATTCCAGCAAAAAAGCTCACTGGCGAAACCGACCCGACAAAGAAACGCCGTTCTTCTCAGTCTTCAACTTCACGGTCAGCCATGAAAGCAAGATCCGCGTTCGACCGCACACGCCGGTTCACGATCCCGCCAAGGCACCGCTACCGTCATACCATCCGGACACTCCCGAAGTACGTCGCGACTGGGCTCAGTATTACGACAAGGTCACCGAGATGGACGGCGACGTCGGCCGCGTGCTGACGCAGCTTGAAAAAGATGGCCTGGCCGATTCGACGATCGTTTTCTATTACGGCGACCACGGATCCGGCATGCCTCGCAGCAAGCGTTGGCCCTTCGATTCGGGCCTACGGGTCCCGATGGTGCTTCACGTTCCCGAGAAATTCAAAGACCTCGCCCCGGCCGACTATGCGGCGGGCGGATGGTCCGAGCGGCTGGTCGCGTTTGTCGACTTGGCACCAACAGCGATCAGCTTGGCGGGCGGCGAAATCCCAGCCAACATGCAGGGCGTCGCATTCGCGGGACTGCAGGCGGGAGAGCCCAAGAAGTACTTGTTTGGATTTCGCGGACGAATGGACGAACGAATCGACATGGTCCGTTCATGCACTGATGGCCGATACGTTTACATGCGTCACTTCTATCCCGAACGGCCTTACCTAAAACACGTTTCTTACATGTTCGAAACGCCAACGACGCAAGTTTGGAAACGCATGTTTGACGCTGGCGAATTGAACGAGACGCAAGCAAAGTTCTGGATGCCTAAGCCCGTCGAAGAACTGTTCGACCTCGAAAGTGACCCCGACGAAACCATCAACATCGCAGCACTTCCCGAGAATGCCGCTCGTGTCGAGCAAATGCGATCGGCAATCAAACAGCACATGATCGAAACCGGTGACATCGGGCTAGTCCCCGAAGCCGAAATGCATCGATTGGCCGGCGACATGGCTCCGCGAACCTGGTCGCAAGAGCACGTCGACTTTGCGAAGATTTCGGAACTGGCGATGGCGGCCACGGACGCGAAAAACGGTTGGTCAAACGAAGAATTGATCGGCTTGGTTGCAGATGCCGATCCAGTCGTGCGTTGGTGGGCGGTTCGCGGATTGGCAATTCGCGATTCGAGTGCTGATCGAAATTCGGCTTTGACCGGTGCGATGAGCGACGATTCGCCGAGTGTCGCGATCGCCGCCTGTGACGGACTGCTCAACTCGCAAAGCGACCGCGACGCTGCGGTAGCTCGGCTAACTAAACTTGCCAATGCAAATCAGTACGGCACCTACGCACCGATTGCGGCGCTCAACTCGCTGGACATGAACGCCAACTTGGACAAGACCGAAAAGTCGCAATTGGTTGAACTGCCACGAAAGGCCAAATCGTCGCCATCGCGAGGCGGCGAGTACGTCGGCCGATTGCTGGATGACCTCAAGTAA
- the aroC gene encoding chorismate synthase: protein MEILGGPFYSVAGAGESHGPAVTTIVMGCPPGQYIRRSDVQAFLDRRRPGGNKHGTPRNEKDKVLFLAGLYQDDHDKLLGGSTLSATVDGGTFNTEGFEEGFTTGEPIAAIVLSTSKKSGDYTQFTGPTGEVRPGHTDLVKFHKSAGYVDVRGGGRSSYRATITDVIGGSIARILLQEKFGTVLVSSISQVGPLKAKISLADRFNQSPTPRISRELIDTTLTELDAAEIPSIDADFASEAGELIKETRKRGDSLGAAVEVVAVNVPPLLGDPLYQSLKVRLMGALGGLNAVQSCEVGAGFDVVERLGSQNNDPIRSSGYTSNTHGGLLGGVTTGMPLVMRVGFKPTSTINIAQQSVRKNLDEIDFELEKGRHDPCVGVRAGVTLESRVAIELLNAALSHQAGKLTSDLSKLF from the coding sequence ATGGAAATTCTTGGCGGGCCGTTCTACAGCGTCGCTGGCGCGGGCGAATCACACGGGCCAGCGGTGACGACGATCGTGATGGGGTGCCCACCCGGGCAATACATCCGCCGGTCGGACGTGCAAGCGTTTCTGGACCGCCGTCGCCCGGGCGGCAACAAGCATGGCACTCCAAGAAACGAAAAAGACAAGGTGCTTTTCCTAGCAGGCCTCTACCAGGACGATCACGATAAACTGCTTGGCGGCTCGACATTGTCGGCAACCGTTGATGGCGGCACGTTCAACACCGAGGGGTTCGAAGAGGGATTTACGACCGGTGAACCGATCGCGGCAATCGTGCTGTCAACCAGCAAAAAATCAGGCGACTACACCCAATTCACCGGCCCAACGGGCGAAGTACGACCGGGACACACGGACCTGGTCAAGTTCCACAAATCAGCTGGCTATGTCGATGTTCGCGGTGGCGGGCGATCAAGTTATCGAGCCACGATCACAGATGTGATCGGCGGTTCAATTGCACGCATTTTGCTGCAAGAGAAATTCGGCACGGTCCTTGTTTCGTCGATCTCGCAAGTCGGTCCGCTGAAGGCAAAGATCAGTCTTGCCGATCGATTCAACCAGTCGCCGACGCCGCGGATCAGTCGCGAGTTGATCGACACGACGCTTACCGAGCTTGATGCCGCCGAGATTCCGTCGATCGACGCGGACTTTGCCAGCGAAGCGGGCGAGCTGATCAAAGAGACTCGAAAACGGGGCGATTCACTCGGCGCGGCCGTCGAAGTCGTCGCAGTCAACGTGCCGCCTCTGTTGGGTGATCCGCTTTACCAAAGTTTGAAAGTCCGTCTGATGGGCGCGCTCGGTGGGCTCAACGCCGTCCAGTCCTGCGAAGTCGGCGCGGGCTTTGACGTGGTCGAGCGACTAGGTAGCCAGAACAACGATCCGATCCGGTCGAGCGGCTACACCAGCAACACGCACGGCGGATTACTGGGCGGGGTAACGACCGGCATGCCGCTTGTCATGCGAGTGGGATTCAAGCCCACGTCGACGATCAACATCGCGCAGCAATCGGTGCGAAAAAACTTGGACGAGATCGATTTCGAGCTTGAAAAAGGCCGCCATGATCCGTGCGTCGGCGTGCGAGCAGGTGTGACCTTGGAATCGCGAGTCGCGATTGAGTTGCTCAACGCCGCACTCAGCCATCAAGCTGGCAAGCTAACCAGCGATCTGTCGAAACTGTTTTAG
- the rpiB gene encoding ribose 5-phosphate isomerase B, producing MAPTIPLRIALGGDHAGFPLKEVVAARLGRQVTQVIDCGTDSLASCDYPDFAIAVAREIIQGRADRGIVICGSGVGVSVAANKIPGIRAAICHDTYSAHQGVEHDDMNVLCIGGRIIGSELAFAIIDSFLAAKYEPQERHQRRLDQVLEIERQGLGIL from the coding sequence ATGGCCCCAACAATTCCACTTCGCATTGCCCTTGGCGGCGACCACGCTGGATTTCCGCTCAAAGAAGTCGTGGCTGCTCGGCTGGGACGCCAAGTCACTCAGGTGATCGACTGCGGGACGGACAGCCTGGCAAGCTGCGACTACCCCGATTTCGCAATCGCCGTAGCTCGCGAAATCATCCAGGGCCGAGCAGACCGAGGAATCGTAATCTGCGGATCGGGCGTCGGGGTCAGCGTTGCCGCGAACAAAATCCCCGGAATTCGGGCAGCGATTTGCCACGATACCTACTCGGCTCATCAAGGCGTCGAGCACGACGACATGAACGTGCTGTGCATCGGCGGCCGAATCATCGGATCCGAGTTAGCCTTTGCGATCATCGATAGCTTTCTGGCCGCGAAGTACGAACCGCAAGAGCGGCACCAACGGCGGCTCGACCAAGTGCTTGAAATCGAACGACAGGGGTTGGGGATTTTGTAG
- a CDS encoding 30S ribosomal protein S1, with protein sequence MVNRNLIRNLDDEDIAAELEVLAPEAEAEDWLLEYLQQDQQDYAQGEIVDGKIVEINDEWVLIDVGFKSEGTVNVSEWGPDEETPKVGDIVKVLIEEMEDELGAADDPYGMISLSKNKAEKIIEWEKIIGEISEGQVVTGTVIRKIKGGLLVDIGVNVFLPGSQVDIRRPGDIGDFIGRVIQAEVLKIDDTRRNIVISRRSLIERQREEDRAYLMKELEVGQIRKGIVKNIADFGAFVDLGGIDGLLHITDMAWERIGHPTEMVSIDQEIEVKVLHIDREKQKIALGLKQKDRNPWENIEAKYPVGADFKGEVVNVMSYGAFVKLEPGIEGLVHISEMSWTKRVNHPSELVNIGDAIEVRILGVDPEGQQLSLGMKQTQKNPWDEVISRYPEGQDVTGKVRNLTNYGAFIELEEGIDGLLHVSDMSWTRKIGHPSEMLEKGQEIACRVLSVDEQRRRIALGLKQLDNDPWDGDIPDNYQPGQLVKGTVTKITNFGVFIGLEDGLEGLLHISELAEHKVEDPEEVVKVGDPIEVKVLRVDTDERKIGLSLKRVEWGEEQEKAAAEAEAAGLPTPMEAGDLKGGLGSGEGPLFPPSND encoded by the coding sequence ATGGTCAACCGTAACCTTATCCGAAACCTCGACGACGAAGATATCGCAGCCGAACTGGAGGTTCTCGCCCCCGAAGCAGAAGCTGAGGATTGGCTGCTTGAGTATCTCCAGCAAGACCAGCAAGATTACGCACAAGGCGAAATCGTCGACGGTAAGATCGTCGAAATCAATGACGAATGGGTCCTGATCGACGTCGGATTCAAGAGTGAAGGTACCGTCAACGTTAGCGAATGGGGCCCTGACGAAGAAACGCCTAAGGTCGGCGATATCGTCAAAGTCCTGATCGAAGAGATGGAGGACGAACTCGGTGCCGCCGACGATCCTTACGGCATGATCTCGCTCAGCAAGAACAAAGCTGAGAAGATCATCGAGTGGGAAAAGATCATCGGCGAGATCAGCGAAGGCCAAGTCGTCACCGGCACGGTCATCCGCAAGATCAAGGGCGGATTGCTGGTCGATATCGGCGTCAACGTCTTCTTGCCTGGTTCGCAAGTCGACATTCGACGCCCCGGCGACATCGGCGACTTCATCGGCCGCGTGATCCAAGCCGAAGTGCTGAAGATCGACGACACTCGACGAAACATCGTCATCAGCCGTCGTTCGCTAATCGAACGTCAACGCGAAGAAGATCGCGCGTATTTGATGAAAGAGCTGGAAGTCGGCCAAATCCGCAAGGGTATCGTCAAGAACATCGCCGACTTCGGTGCGTTCGTCGACCTTGGCGGCATCGACGGATTGCTGCACATCACCGACATGGCTTGGGAACGAATCGGTCACCCGACCGAAATGGTTTCGATCGATCAAGAAATCGAAGTCAAAGTCCTGCACATCGACCGCGAAAAGCAAAAAATTGCTTTGGGTCTGAAGCAAAAGGACCGCAACCCATGGGAAAACATCGAAGCGAAGTACCCTGTCGGAGCCGACTTCAAGGGCGAAGTCGTCAACGTCATGTCCTACGGTGCGTTCGTCAAGCTGGAACCAGGCATCGAAGGCTTGGTCCACATTTCGGAAATGTCGTGGACCAAACGGGTCAATCATCCAAGCGAATTGGTCAACATCGGCGATGCGATCGAAGTCCGAATTCTGGGCGTCGATCCCGAAGGCCAACAGTTGTCGCTGGGCATGAAGCAAACCCAAAAGAACCCTTGGGACGAAGTCATCTCGCGTTATCCCGAAGGCCAAGACGTCACCGGCAAGGTGCGAAACCTCACCAATTACGGTGCTTTCATCGAATTGGAAGAAGGCATCGACGGCTTGCTGCACGTTTCGGACATGTCGTGGACACGCAAGATTGGTCACCCCAGCGAAATGCTGGAAAAGGGCCAAGAGATCGCTTGCCGCGTGCTGAGCGTCGACGAACAACGTCGCCGAATTGCACTGGGTCTAAAGCAACTCGACAACGACCCGTGGGATGGCGACATTCCGGACAACTACCAACCTGGCCAATTGGTCAAGGGAACCGTCACGAAGATCACCAACTTTGGTGTCTTCATCGGTTTGGAAGATGGCCTGGAAGGCTTGCTGCACATCAGCGAACTTGCTGAACACAAGGTCGAAGACCCCGAAGAAGTCGTCAAAGTTGGCGATCCGATCGAAGTCAAAGTCTTGCGAGTCGACACCGACGAACGCAAGATCGGCCTATCGCTCAAACGAGTCGAATGGGGCGAAGAGCAAGAGAAAGCCGCGGCGGAAGCCGAAGCGGCCGGACTGCCAACCCCAATGGAAGCTGGCGACTTGAAGGGTGGACTCGGCAGCGGCGAAGGCCCGCTGTTCCCACCAAGCAACGACTAG
- a CDS encoding TadE family protein has product MNRKKLFRRRRFHRKQISRMGASAVEFAMIAPLMLMFTFGLVEVGRLMLVKQTATHASREGARVAVRPASATDDVVERVYEELALLAIENAVVETIPASIEDAEPGTQVTVRVRVNAASVAWVGDFFNFSDLEIIAESSMRRESTD; this is encoded by the coding sequence ATGAATCGCAAAAAATTGTTCCGACGAAGACGATTCCATAGAAAACAAATTTCTCGAATGGGGGCATCGGCGGTCGAATTCGCTATGATCGCGCCTTTGATGCTCATGTTCACGTTCGGCTTAGTCGAAGTTGGCAGACTGATGTTAGTCAAACAGACGGCAACTCATGCATCGCGTGAAGGGGCTCGCGTGGCAGTACGCCCGGCATCTGCAACCGATGACGTGGTCGAGCGTGTCTACGAGGAGTTGGCGTTACTTGCAATCGAAAATGCGGTCGTGGAAACAATCCCGGCATCGATCGAAGATGCTGAACCGGGAACCCAAGTCACTGTCCGCGTTCGCGTGAACGCGGCATCGGTAGCGTGGGTGGGAGACTTCTTCAATTTTTCGGATTTAGAAATCATCGCTGAGTCTTCGATGCGTCGCGAAAGTACGGATTAG
- a CDS encoding TadG family pilus assembly protein, translating into MVAQRRGSAAVFGLVLTMSLVALMAVTLDFGQIHVGETELRRSADAAAMAACWEMYDEQSAGSSQMVVNDAAFETANHYASANTIGQQAAVFANQDVELGNYDNSGQWSTSDPTLFNAVRVTLRRQSESNGELPLFFGSLTGRESQSMHVTATAAMLQSISGFYEPSDSTSTINILPLALDLPSWLDAIAGETTDEFAYINGTVQSGSDGIFETNLYPKGTGAPGNRGTVDIGGANNSTADLSRQILHGISLDDFIELGKPLEFDDKGELELNGDTGISAGIKDELAALIGKKRVIPIYTAVAGNGNNAMFTIVRFEGVRILDVKLTGKKTEKRVIIQPAKVVARRARIDFAGTSTSTHLVTPVMLVE; encoded by the coding sequence ATGGTGGCGCAAAGACGCGGATCTGCCGCTGTTTTCGGATTGGTTTTAACCATGAGTCTGGTCGCACTGATGGCGGTGACACTCGACTTTGGGCAAATCCATGTGGGCGAAACTGAATTGCGTCGATCTGCAGACGCTGCCGCGATGGCGGCGTGCTGGGAAATGTACGATGAGCAGTCAGCTGGTTCTTCCCAGATGGTTGTTAACGACGCTGCGTTCGAAACCGCGAATCACTATGCATCCGCAAACACGATAGGTCAGCAGGCTGCGGTTTTTGCAAACCAAGATGTTGAGTTAGGCAACTACGACAACAGTGGTCAGTGGAGCACATCGGACCCGACTTTGTTCAATGCCGTTCGGGTCACGTTGCGTCGTCAGTCCGAAAGCAACGGCGAACTTCCATTGTTTTTCGGATCTTTGACCGGCAGAGAATCGCAGTCCATGCACGTCACCGCGACAGCCGCGATGCTGCAGTCAATCTCGGGATTCTACGAACCTTCCGATAGCACTTCGACGATAAACATTCTTCCGTTGGCGCTCGATCTGCCGAGCTGGCTTGATGCGATCGCGGGCGAAACGACCGATGAATTTGCTTACATCAACGGCACAGTCCAAAGCGGTTCGGACGGCATCTTTGAGACCAATTTATACCCCAAGGGAACAGGGGCGCCTGGAAATCGCGGTACGGTCGATATCGGTGGCGCGAACAATAGCACGGCCGATTTATCTCGTCAGATTCTGCACGGAATCTCTCTCGACGATTTCATCGAGCTCGGCAAACCTCTTGAGTTTGATGACAAAGGAGAACTCGAGCTCAATGGCGATACTGGAATTAGCGCTGGCATCAAAGACGAACTTGCGGCTTTGATAGGGAAAAAACGAGTGATTCCGATCTACACAGCCGTTGCTGGAAATGGAAACAATGCGATGTTTACCATCGTAAGATTTGAGGGGGTACGGATCCTAGACGTCAAGTTGACCGGTAAAAAAACGGAGAAGCGAGTAATTATCCAGCCTGCAAAAGTTGTGGCTCGTAGAGCAAGAATCGATTTTGCCGGAACTAGCACGAGTACCCATCTCGTTACTCCTGTCATGTTGGTCGAGTAA